Proteins co-encoded in one Streptococcus parauberis NCFD 2020 genomic window:
- a CDS encoding MIP/aquaporin family protein — MNFIGEFLGTMVLVLLGDGVVSGVVLNKTKAQNSGWVVIVLGWGLAVTIAVYMTGFMSGAHLNPAVTLAMASIGALPWGQVPIYLIAQMLGAICGAILLFLHYYPHWKETPDSASILGCFATAPAIRHTWSNFLGEALGTAILVITVMALGPNKLSSGFGAMIVGFVVMVVGFGLGGTTGYAINPARDLGPRIAHAILPIPNKGDSDWGYSWIPVLGPIVGGVLGALLYNVILGMI, encoded by the coding sequence ATGAACTTTATAGGTGAATTCCTAGGAACTATGGTCTTAGTTCTCTTAGGTGATGGTGTCGTTTCCGGCGTAGTTTTGAATAAAACAAAAGCACAAAACAGTGGTTGGGTCGTTATTGTTCTTGGCTGGGGACTTGCTGTAACTATTGCTGTTTACATGACTGGCTTCATGAGTGGGGCTCATTTAAATCCTGCTGTAACTTTAGCAATGGCTTCAATTGGTGCACTTCCTTGGGGACAAGTTCCAATTTACTTAATTGCACAAATGCTTGGAGCTATCTGTGGCGCAATTCTTTTGTTCTTACACTATTATCCTCACTGGAAAGAAACACCAGATTCAGCAAGCATTCTAGGTTGTTTTGCTACTGCACCAGCCATTCGTCACACATGGTCAAACTTCTTAGGTGAAGCACTAGGAACTGCTATTCTAGTCATCACTGTAATGGCTTTAGGTCCAAATAAATTATCATCAGGTTTTGGTGCTATGATTGTTGGTTTCGTAGTTATGGTTGTCGGATTTGGTTTGGGTGGCACAACTGGTTATGCAATCAACCCAGCTCGTGACCTAGGTCCACGTATTGCCCATGCTATCTTACCAATCCCAAATAAAGGCGATTCAGATTGGGGTTATTCATGGATTCCTGTTCTTGGCCCAATTGTTGGTGGGGTTTTAGGTGCCTTACTATATAATGTTATTTTAGGAATGATATAA
- a CDS encoding DUF3114 domain-containing protein: MAIKPIEKRYQQLRFLASIGWTKKDLALVNDFPGIDYRIGSPLFLTYWNIHKTDKNPKFVLQFVLAIAKLPKELTGQIEETKTILQHFHPDLEPNHYFWEEFAAQVNQAFPERSIGKPGKLEKGLHQFRYIISSQQAQYVRNNFKKEGMTDAQALASYLRKKRGPFIWRKQVDYSFKESSRLHNKLKFEDGQVIFPDDEISYNIKLLMKFHTEFILDSFGNFLNETDAELVTERGVVNGASFNYGTEGLRHWDLDVDPIRRHDPQFRRDISKGYRSPKLIVKRWYDRAADEFDQSYFNGKGYYGYKGRSPYRYVKKQSQYYKWKIRFLKLVNFKDKKRIQ, encoded by the coding sequence ATGGCAATTAAACCAATTGAAAAACGTTATCAGCAGTTACGCTTTTTGGCATCTATTGGTTGGACAAAAAAGGATTTAGCTTTAGTTAATGATTTTCCCGGAATTGATTACCGAATCGGCTCTCCTCTCTTTCTAACTTATTGGAACATTCATAAAACTGATAAAAATCCCAAATTTGTTTTACAATTTGTTTTGGCTATTGCCAAGCTTCCTAAAGAACTGACTGGTCAAATCGAAGAAACCAAGACTATTCTGCAACATTTCCATCCTGATTTAGAACCCAATCATTATTTTTGGGAAGAGTTTGCTGCGCAAGTTAATCAGGCCTTTCCAGAACGTAGTATTGGTAAGCCAGGAAAATTAGAAAAAGGACTTCACCAGTTTAGATATATCATCTCAAGTCAGCAAGCTCAGTATGTAAGAAATAATTTCAAAAAAGAAGGTATGACTGATGCCCAAGCTCTGGCCTCTTATTTAAGAAAAAAACGAGGGCCTTTTATTTGGCGAAAGCAAGTCGATTATTCTTTTAAAGAATCGTCACGTTTGCATAATAAATTGAAATTTGAAGATGGACAAGTGATTTTCCCGGATGATGAAATTTCCTATAATATTAAGCTTTTAATGAAATTCCATACGGAATTTATTCTGGACAGTTTTGGTAACTTTCTTAACGAAACAGACGCAGAATTAGTTACAGAACGTGGTGTAGTTAATGGTGCTAGTTTTAATTATGGAACAGAAGGTTTACGACACTGGGATTTAGATGTTGACCCAATCAGACGACATGATCCTCAATTTAGACGTGATATTTCAAAAGGATATCGTTCTCCAAAGCTAATTGTTAAACGATGGTATGATCGGGCAGCAGACGAATTTGATCAGTCCTATTTTAATGGCAAAGGATATTATGGTTATAAAGGTAGAAGTCCTTATCGTTATGTGAAAAAACAAAGTCAGTACTATAAGTGGAAAATAAGATTTCTTAAATTAGTGAATTTTAAAGATAAAAAAAGGATCCAATGA
- a CDS encoding amino acid ABC transporter permease, producing MSELFSGANLTFILKGFALTLYISFVSIILSTIFGTILAIMRNGKNKLFKVISGIYIEFVRNVPNLLWIFIIFLVFQMKSTPAGITSFTVFTSAALAEIVRGGLNGVDNGQTEAGLSQGLKPSQVFLLIVFPQAIRKMLPAIISQFVTVIKDTSLLYSVIAIQELFGKSQILMGKFFQAKEVFALYALVTGIYFIINFIISTLSRRLAKKWAQAN from the coding sequence ATGTCAGAATTATTTTCAGGTGCCAACCTTACTTTTATCTTGAAAGGTTTTGCCCTAACACTCTATATTTCATTCGTTTCAATTATCTTATCAACCATCTTTGGAACAATTCTCGCAATCATGCGAAATGGAAAGAATAAGTTATTTAAAGTCATTTCTGGAATCTATATTGAATTTGTCAGAAATGTTCCTAACTTACTTTGGATTTTTATCATCTTCTTAGTTTTTCAAATGAAATCAACACCTGCCGGTATTACTTCCTTTACGGTTTTCACCTCAGCTGCTTTAGCAGAGATTGTCCGTGGCGGTTTAAATGGTGTAGACAATGGACAAACTGAAGCTGGACTGTCACAAGGTTTGAAGCCGTCGCAAGTTTTCCTTCTGATTGTCTTTCCACAAGCCATTCGCAAAATGTTACCAGCAATCATTTCTCAATTTGTCACTGTTATCAAAGACACATCGCTCTTGTATTCAGTAATTGCGATACAAGAACTATTTGGTAAGAGTCAAATTTTAATGGGGAAATTCTTCCAGGCTAAAGAAGTCTTCGCATTGTATGCTTTGGTTACGGGAATTTACTTTATAATCAATTTTATCATTTCAACACTATCAAGACGCCTAGCCAAGAAATGGGCACAGGCAAACTAA
- a CDS encoding amino acid ABC transporter permease: MAILTVVTSPFALSRWQSFFQNLDIFFKAFLYTLGMSIGALLLALILGTIFGAMSTSKRKSFRTIARIYVELYQNTPLLVQLVFVFYGLAIITHGHLMISTFMTAVLCVGIYHGAYIAEVIRSGIESVPRGQIEAALSQGFTYEQTMSLIVLPQALRTILPPMTNQVVNLIKNTSIVAIISGADIMFTAKAWAYDTTNYVPAFAGAAILYFILCYPLAHWARHKEEENKKTYSV, from the coding sequence ATGGCTATTTTAACAGTAGTAACCAGTCCCTTTGCCCTTTCAAGATGGCAAAGTTTCTTTCAAAATTTAGATATTTTCTTCAAAGCCTTTTTATACACACTTGGCATGTCCATTGGCGCACTTCTCTTAGCCTTAATTTTAGGAACCATTTTTGGAGCTATGTCTACCTCAAAAAGAAAAAGCTTTCGAACTATCGCGCGTATCTACGTTGAACTATATCAAAATACACCTTTATTGGTTCAATTAGTCTTCGTCTTTTACGGACTTGCCATTATTACGCACGGGCACCTTATGATTTCGACGTTTATGACCGCTGTGCTCTGTGTCGGGATTTATCATGGCGCATATATCGCAGAAGTTATTCGTTCAGGAATTGAATCTGTGCCTCGGGGTCAAATCGAAGCGGCATTGTCTCAGGGATTTACATATGAACAAACGATGAGCCTAATCGTTTTGCCACAGGCCTTAAGAACTATCTTACCCCCAATGACCAACCAAGTGGTCAACCTGATTAAAAATACCTCAATTGTTGCCATCATTTCCGGTGCAGATATTATGTTCACTGCTAAAGCATGGGCATATGATACAACTAACTACGTCCCAGCATTTGCTGGAGCTGCTATTTTATACTTCATCTTATGTTATCCCTTAGCTCACTGGGCGCGTCATAAAGAAGAAGAAAACAAGAAAACTTATTCAGTATAA
- a CDS encoding transporter substrate-binding domain-containing protein yields the protein MSKLKKLLALLLFVLLSISSLQQVNADSNKWLSSKEIKKIQKAGIIRVGVKQDVPNFGYYSPDTGKYEGMEVEIAKDIAKSLGVKAEFTAVTAQTREALLDNGQLDMIIATYTITPERQANYSFSKPYYLDEVGFLVNKSDGFKSIKSLNNKTIGVAQGSTTKVAIEEFGKANNLHFKFVQLGSYPELAISLYSTRISAFSVDKSILTGYQSKQTQILSDGFNQQAYGIASTKANKNLTNYINDLISNWQKDGHLKAIYKKHHLKPAKADK from the coding sequence ATGAGTAAATTGAAAAAATTACTGGCTCTACTCCTTTTTGTTCTATTGAGTATCTCCAGTCTTCAACAAGTGAATGCCGACAGCAACAAATGGTTGTCTTCTAAGGAAATCAAGAAGATCCAAAAAGCAGGAATTATTCGAGTTGGTGTTAAACAAGACGTTCCAAACTTTGGCTACTACAGTCCAGACACTGGTAAGTATGAGGGGATGGAAGTCGAGATTGCTAAAGATATTGCTAAATCATTAGGTGTCAAAGCTGAATTTACGGCGGTTACAGCACAAACTCGTGAGGCCTTATTAGATAATGGACAATTGGATATGATTATTGCAACCTATACAATTACTCCTGAACGCCAAGCAAACTACTCTTTTTCCAAACCATATTATTTAGATGAAGTCGGTTTCTTAGTCAACAAGTCTGATGGCTTTAAATCAATCAAGTCACTAAATAATAAAACGATTGGTGTTGCTCAAGGATCAACCACTAAAGTAGCTATTGAAGAATTTGGCAAAGCAAACAATCTTCATTTCAAATTTGTTCAATTAGGATCTTACCCAGAACTAGCTATCTCTTTATATTCAACAAGAATTAGTGCTTTTTCTGTTGATAAATCAATCTTAACTGGTTATCAAAGTAAGCAAACACAAATTTTATCCGATGGTTTTAACCAACAGGCCTATGGTATTGCAAGTACTAAAGCAAATAAAAACCTTACCAATTACATTAATGACTTAATTAGTAACTGGCAAAAAGATGGCCATCTTAAAGCTATTTATAAAAAGCACCATTTAAAACCAGCTAAGGCTGACAAATAA
- a CDS encoding amino acid ABC transporter ATP-binding protein — translation MALIEFKNVEKYYGDYHALKNINLSIESGQVVVLLGPSGSGKSTLIRTINGLEKIESGSLVVNNKEIASKTAKELVELRKEVGMVFQHFNLYPHKTVLENVTLAPIKVLGLPKKQALELAEKYLTFVNMWDRKDSYPSMLSGGQKQRIAIARGLAMQPELLLFDEPTSALDPETIGDVLAVMQNLASGGMNMIVVTHEMGFAREVADRIIFMADGEVLEDTTDVAGFFDHPKEPRAQQFLSKIINHTSDRIPAKKISKP, via the coding sequence ATGGCACTAATTGAATTCAAAAATGTTGAAAAATATTATGGAGACTACCATGCGTTAAAAAATATTAACCTGAGTATTGAAAGTGGCCAGGTGGTCGTTCTTCTTGGTCCGTCAGGCTCCGGAAAATCTACATTGATTAGAACAATCAATGGCTTAGAAAAAATTGAATCTGGTAGTTTAGTTGTAAATAACAAAGAAATTGCAAGTAAAACTGCCAAGGAATTGGTCGAGTTACGTAAGGAAGTCGGAATGGTCTTTCAACACTTCAATTTATATCCTCACAAAACAGTTTTGGAGAATGTTACCTTAGCTCCCATAAAGGTTTTAGGTTTACCTAAAAAACAAGCTCTTGAACTTGCAGAAAAGTATCTCACCTTTGTTAACATGTGGGATCGTAAAGATTCCTACCCTTCGATGTTATCAGGTGGTCAAAAACAACGTATCGCAATTGCTCGAGGATTAGCAATGCAACCTGAATTACTCTTGTTTGATGAACCAACTTCAGCGCTTGACCCAGAAACTATTGGGGATGTACTTGCTGTTATGCAAAACTTGGCTTCTGGTGGGATGAATATGATTGTCGTGACCCATGAAATGGGATTTGCTAGAGAAGTTGCGGACCGTATAATTTTTATGGCTGATGGGGAGGTTTTAGAAGACACTACTGATGTCGCTGGCTTCTTTGATCATCCGAAAGAGCCTCGGGCGCAGCAATTCTTAAGCAAAATTATCAATCATACTAGTGATCGTATTCCGGCTAAGAAAATATCAAAACCTTAA
- the yycF gene encoding response regulator YycF, whose protein sequence is MKKVLIVDDEKPISDIIKFNLTKEGYDTITAFDGREAVTAFEEEKPDLVILDLMLPELDGLEVAKEIRKTSHIPIIMLSAKDSEFDKVIGLEIGADDYVTKPFSNRELLARVKAHLRRTETIETAVAEENAISGTQELTIGNLQILPDAFVAKKYGNEVELTHREFELLHHLANHIGQVMTREHLLETVWGYDYFGDVRTVDVTVRRLREKIEDTPSRPEYILTRRGVGYYMKAHD, encoded by the coding sequence ATGAAAAAAGTTCTGATTGTCGATGATGAAAAGCCAATTTCAGATATCATCAAATTCAATTTAACAAAAGAAGGGTATGATACAATTACTGCCTTTGATGGGCGTGAAGCTGTAACTGCTTTTGAAGAAGAAAAACCTGACTTAGTTATTCTCGACTTAATGCTTCCTGAGTTGGATGGTCTTGAAGTAGCTAAGGAAATTCGCAAAACAAGTCATATCCCTATTATTATGCTTTCTGCTAAAGATAGTGAATTTGATAAAGTTATTGGGCTTGAAATCGGTGCAGATGACTATGTGACCAAACCTTTTTCAAATCGTGAATTATTAGCCCGTGTAAAAGCTCATTTACGAAGAACTGAGACGATTGAAACAGCAGTCGCAGAGGAAAATGCTATCTCTGGTACACAAGAATTAACTATCGGAAATTTACAAATTCTTCCGGATGCCTTTGTTGCCAAAAAATATGGTAATGAAGTTGAGCTTACCCATCGTGAATTTGAATTGTTGCATCATTTAGCAAATCACATTGGTCAAGTTATGACTCGTGAGCACCTGCTTGAAACGGTTTGGGGTTATGATTATTTTGGCGATGTTCGAACTGTCGATGTAACTGTTCGTCGTTTGAGAGAAAAAATTGAAGATACGCCTAGCCGTCCTGAATACATTTTGACAAGACGTGGTGTTGGCTATTATATGAAGGCACATGACTAA
- the vicK gene encoding cell wall metabolism sensor histidine kinase VicK produces the protein MTNNIIGNLSLFELSILLLLIFVAIYFVHLAVRDYRNAKIIKQMSQKIRDLINGRYTDDINLRADMELMDLSEQLNDLSDVFRLTHENLAQEKNRLASILAYMTDGVLATDRSGQILMINETAQNQLNMTKEQALKKNITDLLDADEPYTYRELVSKTPIVTISRRDETGEFNSLRLRFALNRRESGFISGLVVVIHDTTEQEKEERERRLFVSNVSHELRTPLTSVKSYLEALDEGAIKEDIAPSFIKVSLDETNRMMRMITDLLNLSRIDNQATRLTVEMTNFTAFMTSILNRFDLVKNQNTISGKSYEIIRDYPINSIWVEIDNDKMTQVVENILNNAIKYSPDGGKITVKMKTTDNQLIISISDQGLGIPKKDLPLIFDRFYRVDKARSRAQGGTGLGLSIAKEIIKQHQGFIWAKSEYSKGSTFTIVLPYDKEAVMYDDVDEWEDEID, from the coding sequence ATGACTAATAATATTATAGGAAATTTATCCTTATTTGAACTATCGATTCTCTTACTTTTGATTTTTGTTGCCATTTACTTTGTACATTTGGCAGTTCGTGATTATCGTAATGCAAAAATCATTAAACAGATGAGTCAAAAAATTAGAGACTTAATCAATGGACGCTATACAGACGATATTAACTTGCGTGCTGATATGGAATTAATGGATTTATCTGAGCAATTAAATGATTTATCAGATGTTTTTCGGTTAACCCATGAGAATTTGGCCCAAGAAAAAAATCGTTTAGCGTCGATTTTGGCTTATATGACCGATGGAGTCTTAGCGACCGACCGTTCTGGTCAGATTTTGATGATCAATGAAACGGCTCAAAATCAGCTTAACATGACCAAAGAGCAAGCACTTAAAAAGAATATTACGGATTTGTTAGATGCTGATGAACCCTATACATATCGGGAGTTAGTTTCTAAAACACCAATTGTTACAATTAGTCGTCGTGATGAAACTGGAGAATTTAATTCGTTAAGGTTACGTTTTGCTTTGAATAGAAGAGAGAGTGGCTTTATTTCTGGTTTAGTTGTTGTAATCCATGATACAACAGAGCAAGAAAAAGAAGAACGTGAACGACGCTTATTTGTTTCTAACGTAAGTCATGAATTGCGGACACCGCTCACGTCTGTAAAATCTTATTTGGAAGCATTGGATGAAGGTGCCATAAAAGAAGATATTGCTCCAAGTTTCATCAAGGTTTCATTAGATGAAACAAACCGGATGATGCGAATGATAACTGATCTCTTGAACTTATCAAGAATTGATAATCAGGCGACTCGTTTGACGGTTGAGATGACCAATTTCACTGCCTTTATGACTTCTATCTTGAATCGTTTTGATTTGGTCAAAAACCAAAATACCATTTCAGGTAAAAGTTATGAGATTATTCGAGATTATCCAATTAACTCAATTTGGGTTGAAATTGATAATGATAAGATGACTCAAGTCGTTGAAAACATTTTGAATAATGCTATTAAATATTCACCTGATGGTGGTAAAATTACAGTTAAAATGAAAACAACTGATAATCAGCTCATTATTTCCATTTCTGATCAAGGATTGGGTATTCCGAAAAAAGATTTACCTCTTATTTTTGACCGCTTTTATCGGGTGGATAAAGCAAGAAGTCGCGCGCAAGGTGGGACTGGTCTGGGCTTATCAATTGCAAAAGAGATAATTAAACAGCATCAAGGCTTTATTTGGGCTAAAAGTGAGTATAGTAAAGGTTCAACTTTTACAATAGTCTTACCATATGATAAAGAAGCTGTTATGTATGATGATGTTGATGAATGGGAGGACGAAATCGACTAA
- a CDS encoding MBL fold metallo-hydrolase has product MENFGFKYSILASGSTGNSFYLETPKQKILVDAGLTGKKMTSLLAEIDRKPEDLDAILITHEHSDHIKGVGVLARKYHLDIYANQNTWKIIDDRNMIGKIDSEHKHIFDRDKVMTFGDIDIESFGVSHDAHDPQFYRFMKDNKSFVMLTDTGYVSDRMSGIIENADGYLIESNHDIEILRSGGYPWSLKQRILSDRGHLSNEDGAQAMIRSMGNATKKIYLGHLSKENNIKELAHMTMENQLAMADLAVGSDFKVYDTSPDTASPLTDI; this is encoded by the coding sequence ATGGAGAATTTTGGATTTAAATATAGTATATTAGCCTCTGGTTCAACAGGAAACAGTTTTTACTTGGAAACACCAAAGCAAAAGATTTTGGTCGATGCAGGACTCACTGGTAAAAAAATGACAAGTCTCTTAGCTGAGATTGATCGGAAACCTGAAGATTTAGATGCTATCTTGATTACACATGAACATTCTGACCATATTAAAGGTGTCGGGGTATTGGCTAGAAAATATCATTTAGATATCTATGCTAATCAAAATACTTGGAAAATAATTGATGACCGCAATATGATTGGCAAAATTGATTCCGAACACAAACATATCTTTGATCGGGATAAAGTCATGACTTTTGGTGATATTGATATTGAAAGTTTTGGAGTTAGTCATGATGCCCATGATCCGCAGTTTTATCGTTTTATGAAGGATAACAAATCCTTTGTCATGTTGACTGATACTGGTTATGTCTCGGATCGCATGTCGGGAATTATTGAAAATGCTGATGGTTACTTGATTGAATCAAATCATGACATCGAAATTTTAAGATCTGGTGGCTATCCTTGGAGCTTAAAACAACGTATATTATCTGATAGAGGGCATTTATCTAACGAAGATGGTGCACAAGCTATGATACGAAGTATGGGAAATGCTACTAAGAAGATTTATCTTGGACATTTGAGTAAAGAAAATAATATCAAAGAGTTGGCTCATATGACGATGGAAAATCAACTAGCTATGGCAGACTTAGCTGTCGGTTCTGATTTCAAAGTCTACGATACCTCCCCTGATACGGCTAGTCCTTTGACAGATATCTAG
- the rnc gene encoding ribonuclease III: MKKLEVLLKDSFDITFADRNLLETAFTHTSYANEHRLLNISHNERLEFLGDAVLQLIISEYLFEKYPNKAEGDMSKQRSMIVREESLAGFSRFCTFDNYIKLGKGEEKSGGRNRDTILGDLFEAFLGALLLDKGVEKVRKFLYQVMIPQVEKGTFEQVMDYKTNLQELLQSQGDIIIDYQVISEEGPAHDKVFEVAVLSNEKTLSQGKGKSKKLAEQAAAKNALEQLKEE, encoded by the coding sequence ATGAAAAAGCTAGAAGTCTTACTAAAAGATTCATTTGATATTACTTTTGCTGATAGAAACTTACTGGAAACTGCCTTTACACACACCTCTTATGCAAATGAGCACCGCCTCCTAAACATTTCACATAATGAACGTTTGGAATTTTTAGGAGACGCTGTTCTTCAATTGATTATTTCAGAATATCTTTTTGAAAAATATCCTAATAAAGCTGAAGGAGATATGTCAAAACAAAGATCAATGATCGTACGCGAAGAAAGTTTAGCTGGCTTCTCGCGATTCTGCACTTTTGATAATTACATCAAACTGGGCAAAGGAGAAGAAAAATCCGGTGGACGAAATCGCGATACTATCTTAGGGGATCTCTTTGAAGCGTTTTTAGGGGCTCTCTTATTAGATAAGGGTGTTGAAAAAGTTCGTAAATTCTTATACCAAGTAATGATTCCACAAGTTGAAAAAGGAACCTTTGAACAGGTTATGGATTATAAAACAAATTTACAAGAACTTTTACAATCTCAAGGTGATATTATCATTGATTATCAGGTTATCAGTGAAGAAGGACCAGCTCATGATAAAGTATTTGAAGTAGCTGTCCTTTCGAATGAAAAAACCTTGAGTCAAGGAAAAGGCAAATCAAAAAAATTAGCTGAACAAGCTGCCGCTAAGAATGCTCTTGAGCAGTTAAAAGAGGAATAA